In Anseongella ginsenosidimutans, one genomic interval encodes:
- a CDS encoding ThuA domain-containing protein has translation MHINTSSLRQWAGILLLIFFIYPGCSGGSGSKSIKVLIVTGMDHPAHDWETTSKAVRRELMKDPRMKVDILDNPYRLDTVDLQANYDVVFLNFNNWEKPDPGKEAQENLQNFVAEGGGLVLMHFACGAFLDWEEFPQLAGKVWDQKNAHDPRGQFTVELTDTTHPVTKGMESYVTDDELYTCLTGSKPVALLARARSVVSHDQHPMAFTLNYQKGKVFHTTLGHDARAVQVPGTSRLLRNGVAWAASAPTHTGP, from the coding sequence ATGCACATTAACACCTCATCCCTCCGGCAATGGGCCGGTATTCTCCTGCTGATATTTTTTATTTACCCAGGCTGTTCAGGCGGATCGGGTTCCAAGTCAATTAAGGTACTCATTGTCACCGGTATGGACCATCCCGCCCATGACTGGGAAACCACCTCCAAAGCCGTCCGCCGGGAACTTATGAAAGACCCGCGCATGAAAGTGGATATCCTTGATAATCCCTACCGCCTTGACACTGTCGACCTGCAGGCAAATTACGATGTCGTTTTCCTTAACTTCAACAATTGGGAAAAACCGGACCCGGGAAAGGAAGCACAGGAAAACCTGCAAAACTTTGTAGCGGAAGGAGGCGGACTGGTATTGATGCATTTCGCTTGCGGCGCTTTCCTGGACTGGGAAGAATTCCCCCAGCTGGCCGGCAAAGTCTGGGATCAAAAGAACGCGCATGACCCCAGAGGCCAATTTACCGTAGAGCTTACGGATACCACCCACCCCGTGACCAAGGGCATGGAATCCTACGTAACTGATGATGAACTCTATACCTGCCTCACTGGCAGCAAACCGGTAGCATTGCTGGCAAGGGCACGCTCCGTGGTAAGCCACGACCAACATCCCATGGCCTTTACCCTCAACTATCAAAAAGGGAAGGTATTTCATACCACGCTTGGACACGACGCCCGCGCCGTGCAGGTGCCGGGCACATCCCGGCTGCTGAGGAACGGGGTGGCCTGGGCGGCATCAGCACCTACCCACACTGGCCCGTAA
- a CDS encoding DUF7133 domain-containing protein, translated as MVKLRSKSGILFWLTGLGLLALAGWLWIKQGTPQSSPETEFSLRNGLRLEVIATEPDVINPMTMCVDEEGNIYVTESATYRYGVEGSPSGKADNTIKRIKPGTQGRPEEVEEVKVVASGFENPVMGVYIYENKLYATCLNELFVMDITPTGDLVNRRLLVKDAAEPWNPFGMYRVAVGPDGRLWLAIADHPGTIPVTLTGSDGKTVQLSGQSGGIVSCNLDGSGLEMMVEGFRAPFAFDFDPWGNLWAVSNGEGSPNLYVKVIPGMDYGYQSRDVSYAWLAGKTSLAPPVYEMGAGANTAALHYYSSLFGDSFRGSILMANWGSHGANPGNRSIKQFFLDKDRTSGEEQLETLREAEQPLITSADTMFRPTCLIPAPDGGLYLADWHGVDDESNQTGRIYKIVPENNRPEPGPAMEEIRKMDPESLSGLLSHRNHFTREQAIQRLARSGEAALPALGKVLDSREDPLAAAGAIWALVRINTNSAAQKLKQALQHPDTRIRSLAMRQLRDMKALFLTKNELELLARPLAQSDPSAEVRVEAALSSGSPEAISKGLLSALEIAADRRLRYRIGFELGRNAKIEVLEKLAGSTDPEMQKIAFIAAETAQNEGNALAQAVAGWDMGVVDQNAGETLVRRVLSGSGPLSTSERLTALKWLATQPAGPEEKLIAFLAACLEDPDYPVQMAALEVIRNSKPASPDLGQAVLHAAHEAGSKNLAFLQAEAIYALGSFKKTAESHHWYSWISNASADVVTASLRALRQGIRPPALMDTLWPAAAEAARTHPSLAGDVAFTFRRQAAADEALKNLANRGEDKQQLARDILSSLKEASVQRGKWAFASACIACHTTDTRSDAEKLGPGLASIGASARAEYIVESILEPSKILKTGFQLETLEMQDGRTLSGQVSMKDKKAVISNLGAEQIVDLDDIKTRSTSHLSPMPSGLDNGMTVAELADLTAYLLSLNGTE; from the coding sequence ATGGTAAAATTAAGATCAAAGAGCGGCATTTTATTCTGGCTGACCGGCCTGGGCCTTCTGGCCCTGGCCGGATGGCTATGGATAAAACAAGGAACACCGCAGAGCAGCCCGGAAACGGAATTCAGCTTACGGAATGGCTTGCGCCTGGAAGTGATCGCGACCGAACCCGATGTCATCAATCCCATGACCATGTGCGTTGATGAGGAAGGAAACATCTACGTTACCGAATCGGCGACCTACCGGTACGGGGTCGAAGGCTCCCCTTCGGGAAAGGCTGACAATACGATAAAACGCATAAAGCCCGGTACGCAAGGCCGGCCGGAAGAAGTAGAAGAAGTAAAGGTAGTAGCCAGCGGGTTTGAGAATCCCGTAATGGGCGTATACATTTATGAAAACAAGCTGTACGCCACCTGTCTGAATGAGTTGTTCGTCATGGACATCACGCCCACCGGCGACCTAGTTAACCGCAGGCTCCTGGTAAAAGACGCCGCGGAACCCTGGAACCCATTCGGTATGTACCGGGTAGCGGTGGGGCCCGACGGCCGGCTTTGGCTGGCGATCGCTGACCATCCCGGAACAATACCTGTAACGCTCACGGGTTCCGACGGCAAAACCGTGCAGCTGAGCGGGCAGAGCGGAGGCATCGTAAGCTGTAACCTGGATGGTTCCGGCCTGGAAATGATGGTGGAAGGCTTTCGCGCACCCTTCGCCTTTGATTTTGATCCCTGGGGAAACCTTTGGGCCGTTTCCAATGGTGAAGGCAGCCCCAACCTGTATGTAAAAGTGATCCCCGGCATGGATTACGGGTACCAATCGAGGGATGTTTCCTATGCCTGGCTGGCAGGAAAAACGTCACTTGCCCCGCCCGTATATGAGATGGGCGCCGGGGCCAATACAGCCGCGCTCCACTATTACAGTTCCCTGTTCGGCGATTCCTTCCGGGGAAGCATCCTCATGGCCAATTGGGGCAGCCACGGAGCCAATCCCGGCAACCGGAGCATCAAGCAATTCTTCCTGGATAAAGACCGCACAAGCGGCGAAGAACAGCTGGAAACACTTCGGGAAGCTGAGCAACCGCTTATTACGTCCGCCGATACCATGTTCAGGCCCACCTGCCTGATCCCCGCCCCGGATGGCGGATTGTACCTGGCAGACTGGCATGGAGTTGACGATGAAAGCAACCAAACCGGCCGCATTTACAAAATTGTCCCGGAAAACAACCGGCCGGAACCAGGCCCCGCCATGGAAGAGATCCGGAAAATGGATCCGGAAAGCCTGAGCGGGCTGCTGAGTCACCGGAACCATTTTACCAGGGAACAGGCCATTCAAAGGCTGGCCAGGTCCGGCGAAGCAGCTCTCCCGGCGCTGGGTAAGGTATTGGATAGCAGGGAAGACCCGCTGGCTGCCGCGGGGGCAATTTGGGCGCTGGTCAGGATAAACACCAACTCCGCCGCCCAAAAATTAAAACAGGCACTCCAGCATCCCGACACCAGGATACGAAGCCTGGCAATGCGCCAGCTGCGGGACATGAAAGCGCTTTTTTTAACCAAAAACGAGCTGGAACTCCTGGCCCGGCCCCTTGCACAATCCGATCCCTCCGCGGAGGTAAGAGTAGAGGCCGCCCTGTCATCAGGCAGCCCGGAGGCTATTAGCAAAGGCCTCCTGAGCGCCCTGGAAATTGCCGCTGACAGACGCCTGCGCTACCGCATCGGATTCGAACTTGGAAGGAACGCCAAAATTGAAGTACTGGAGAAACTGGCCGGATCCACGGACCCCGAAATGCAGAAGATCGCTTTCATTGCCGCGGAAACCGCACAAAATGAAGGAAACGCCCTGGCGCAGGCCGTAGCAGGCTGGGATATGGGCGTTGTTGATCAAAATGCCGGGGAAACACTCGTCCGGAGGGTACTGTCGGGCAGCGGTCCGCTCTCCACCAGCGAACGGCTAACCGCCCTGAAGTGGCTGGCCACACAGCCGGCCGGCCCAGAGGAAAAACTGATCGCTTTTTTAGCCGCCTGCCTGGAAGACCCGGACTATCCCGTCCAAATGGCAGCGCTGGAAGTAATAAGAAATAGCAAACCGGCGTCACCGGACCTTGGACAAGCCGTGCTGCATGCAGCGCATGAAGCCGGAAGTAAAAACCTTGCCTTTTTGCAGGCAGAAGCCATTTATGCATTGGGAAGCTTTAAGAAAACAGCGGAAAGCCACCATTGGTACTCCTGGATAAGTAATGCTTCCGCCGATGTGGTTACCGCCTCCTTACGGGCCTTACGCCAGGGCATCAGGCCCCCGGCGCTCATGGATACCCTATGGCCGGCAGCCGCCGAAGCCGCCCGTACACACCCGTCACTTGCCGGAGACGTCGCCTTTACTTTCCGCCGGCAGGCCGCCGCAGACGAAGCCCTGAAAAACCTGGCAAATCGCGGTGAAGACAAGCAGCAGCTTGCCCGCGACATCCTTTCCTCGTTAAAGGAAGCTTCTGTTCAACGCGGCAAATGGGCCTTCGCCAGCGCCTGCATCGCGTGCCACACAACCGACACCCGTTCAGACGCAGAAAAACTTGGCCCCGGGCTTGCCAGCATTGGCGCTTCCGCCAGGGCTGAATATATCGTTGAATCCATCCTGGAACCCAGCAAAATCCTGAAGACCGGATTTCAATTGGAAACACTGGAGATGCAAGACGGACGCACCCTTTCAGGGCAAGTGAGCATGAAGGATAAAAAAGCAGTCATCAGCAACCTGGGTGCAGAACAAATAGTGGACCTTGACGATATCAAAACACGCAGCACCAGCCACCTGTCCCCCATGCCATCCGGCCTGGACAACGGCATGACAGTCGCCGAACTTGCCGACCTGACGGCCTATCTTTTATCACTTAACGGAACAGAATAA
- a CDS encoding TIM barrel protein has translation MSPGNVFIAGNDPLTYLKAIRPWLRHVHCKDVPKAMAEADRGEETGIASSEVSIGNGANAGHIEACINYLKETTWDGVFSVETLGTPGNIRESTEWLRSVIAAPVKHTIA, from the coding sequence GTGTCTCCCGGCAATGTCTTCATAGCAGGCAACGATCCGCTCACTTATTTAAAGGCGATCCGGCCATGGCTCCGTCATGTTCACTGCAAGGATGTTCCCAAAGCAATGGCAGAAGCAGATCGCGGAGAAGAAACCGGGATCGCTTCATCGGAGGTATCTATCGGGAATGGCGCAAATGCAGGCCATATTGAAGCTTGTATCAATTATTTGAAAGAAACCACATGGGACGGAGTCTTTTCAGTCGAGACACTTGGTACACCGGGCAATATCCGTGAAAGTACCGAATGGCTGCGGTCTGTTATTGCCGCGCCTGTAAAACACACTATTGCCTGA
- a CDS encoding HI0074 family nucleotidyltransferase substrate-binding subunit, which yields MNSENTTRTVKHKYLPERKTYGSDIRWKQRLHNYKKAFSQLQKFIDKRTLNELEEQGLIQSFEYTCELAWNVTKDYYTFQGVGGIQGSRDAIRLAFNRGLIGDGEGWISHLRRTHSEGNCRCRFWQIL from the coding sequence ATGAATTCTGAAAACACTACCAGAACAGTAAAGCATAAATATCTTCCTGAAAGGAAGACGTATGGCAGCGATATCCGCTGGAAACAGCGTCTGCATAATTATAAAAAAGCATTTTCACAATTGCAGAAATTCATTGATAAGAGGACCTTGAACGAACTGGAAGAACAAGGCCTCATTCAGTCATTTGAGTACACCTGCGAGCTGGCCTGGAACGTAACGAAGGATTATTATACGTTTCAGGGCGTAGGTGGGATCCAGGGAAGCAGAGACGCTATCAGGCTGGCGTTTAACCGGGGACTGATCGGCGACGGGGAAGGATGGATCTCACACCTACGAAGAACACACAGCGAAGGAAATTGCCGATGCCGTTTTTGGCAAATATTATGA
- a CDS encoding nucleotidyltransferase family protein: MTCSKPFSKKWKIFTDMPFGLSTSTIDRINAVLTSFTCVREATIYGSRAKGTYRAASDIDLTLKGEGLTPALVNKTSLRLDELALPYMIDLSMYERIRTPELVEHINRVGKVFYS; this comes from the coding sequence ATGACTTGTTCAAAGCCTTTCTCCAAGAAATGGAAGATCTTTACTGATATGCCGTTCGGATTAAGTACATCAACGATAGACAGGATCAACGCGGTGCTTACATCTTTTACTTGCGTACGGGAAGCAACCATCTATGGCTCCCGGGCGAAAGGAACGTATAGGGCCGCTTCTGACATCGACCTCACGCTGAAAGGGGAGGGATTAACACCTGCTTTAGTTAATAAGACCAGCTTACGGCTGGACGAACTGGCATTGCCTTACATGATCGATCTTTCAATGTATGAACGCATTAGAACCCCTGAATTGGTCGAACATATTAACCGTGTAGGTAAGGTGTTCTATTCCTGA
- the cysQ gene encoding 3'(2'),5'-bisphosphate nucleotidase CysQ, whose translation MNNYLPLIINAALNAGSEILNVYRSEISVEWKADLSPLTEADRRAHSIIETALLTTGIPVLSEEGEAIAFSDRNDWERFWMVDPLDGTRQFISRSGDFTVNIALIEGGRPVLGVIYAPLRGTLYYGSEGTGSFKLEGIRPGMPLDWPVITGSARQLPFRNGRRSYSIVAGQYFSGPETEAFIELKRKQYGKVETTSVGSSLKICLVAEGSADVYPRLAPTMEWDTAAGHAIAKFAGCRVYDHATNAELSYNKENLRNPWFIVERPDFAAAVAS comes from the coding sequence GTGAATAATTACCTGCCCCTGATTATCAATGCCGCCCTGAATGCGGGTTCGGAGATACTGAATGTGTACCGCTCTGAAATTTCTGTGGAATGGAAGGCAGATCTGTCTCCGCTCACAGAAGCTGACCGGCGGGCTCACAGCATTATAGAAACGGCGCTCCTCACAACCGGGATCCCGGTGCTGAGCGAAGAGGGCGAGGCCATTGCTTTTTCGGATCGTAATGATTGGGAGCGGTTCTGGATGGTAGATCCGCTGGACGGCACGCGGCAGTTTATCAGCCGGAGCGGTGACTTCACGGTAAATATTGCATTGATTGAGGGCGGAAGGCCGGTTCTGGGAGTGATATACGCGCCGCTGAGAGGTACATTGTATTACGGTTCGGAAGGCACCGGCAGCTTTAAACTGGAAGGGATCAGGCCGGGAATGCCCCTGGATTGGCCGGTTATAACGGGGTCGGCCCGCCAGCTTCCTTTCCGGAACGGCCGTCGCTCCTATTCGATCGTGGCGGGGCAGTACTTTTCCGGCCCTGAAACGGAGGCGTTCATTGAATTGAAAAGAAAACAGTACGGAAAGGTAGAAACGACTTCCGTGGGAAGTTCCCTGAAGATCTGCCTGGTAGCGGAAGGATCCGCCGATGTTTATCCACGCCTGGCTCCTACCATGGAGTGGGATACCGCCGCCGGCCATGCCATTGCGAAGTTTGCCGGTTGCCGGGTATATGACCATGCAACCAATGCGGAGCTGAGTTATAACAAGGAGAATCTCCGGAACCCCTGGTTTATCGTGGAGCGGCCCGACTTCGCGGCAGCCGTCGCCAGTTAA
- a CDS encoding winged helix-turn-helix transcriptional regulator encodes MIAKLFRVVKLVENSGYGFDKMEMGWRTYNNNTPSFLQGQDYMKVVFQTGKRDYSGGAKGGAKDELLLSERQREVYQLIKGNPSIGYREVAEGLGINPSASQKHFDSLKEKGIIKRKGASRGGYWDVLK; translated from the coding sequence ATAATTGCGAAATTATTTAGGGTGGTTAAACTGGTTGAAAATTCGGGATACGGATTTGATAAAATGGAAATGGGTTGGAGGACATATAACAACAATACTCCGTCTTTTCTTCAAGGGCAGGATTATATGAAGGTAGTTTTTCAGACGGGAAAGCGCGATTATTCAGGTGGCGCAAAAGGTGGTGCAAAAGATGAGCTTCTGCTTTCTGAGCGGCAGCGGGAAGTTTATCAGCTTATTAAGGGAAATCCTTCAATTGGATACAGGGAAGTGGCCGAAGGCCTTGGTATTAATCCCTCCGCAAGTCAAAAACATTTTGATTCTTTGAAGGAAAAAGGGATTATAAAACGAAAAGGCGCTTCGCGGGGCGGATACTGGGATGTGTTGAAATAG
- the cysQ gene encoding 3'(2'),5'-bisphosphate nucleotidase CysQ, with translation MISNISVAIGAALRAGAEILDVYNSEIAVELKEDRTPLTEADRRAHKVISEKLIITGLPVLSEEGRSIPYDVRHPWESFWMVDPLDGTKEFIKRNGEFTVNIALIDKRVPVLGVIYVPVKKILYYGAWNQGSTKLEGIEPAWPGATDKELTAYVKRKLIKGMQVLPLENERKNYAVVASRSHLSAETEVIIEEKRKQYGEVETVSMGSSLKLCLVAEGSADLYPRLAPTMEWDTAAGHAIARYAGCRVYDAKTGLELEYNKVDLLNPWFIVERPVCLS, from the coding sequence TTGATTTCAAATATATCTGTTGCTATTGGTGCCGCGCTCAGAGCGGGCGCGGAGATTTTAGATGTCTATAATTCAGAGATTGCGGTAGAATTAAAAGAGGACCGCACACCATTGACGGAGGCGGACCGCAGGGCCCATAAGGTGATCTCGGAAAAGCTGATCATCACGGGGCTTCCCGTGCTGAGCGAAGAAGGGAGGTCCATTCCGTACGACGTACGGCATCCCTGGGAAAGTTTCTGGATGGTGGATCCCCTGGACGGGACCAAGGAATTCATCAAGCGGAACGGGGAATTTACCGTCAATATCGCATTGATTGACAAGCGGGTACCTGTGCTGGGTGTGATCTATGTTCCGGTGAAAAAGATATTGTATTACGGCGCCTGGAACCAGGGCAGCACGAAACTGGAAGGTATTGAGCCCGCATGGCCGGGCGCTACGGATAAAGAACTGACGGCCTACGTGAAGCGAAAGCTTATAAAGGGCATGCAGGTGCTGCCCCTTGAAAATGAACGCAAAAATTACGCGGTGGTGGCCAGCCGCTCGCATCTGAGCGCTGAAACGGAAGTCATTATTGAAGAAAAGAGAAAACAGTACGGTGAGGTAGAAACGGTCTCCATGGGCAGTTCGTTGAAGCTCTGCCTGGTGGCTGAAGGCAGCGCCGACCTGTATCCCCGTCTGGCGCCGACCATGGAATGGGACACGGCGGCGGGCCATGCGATTGCGCGCTATGCGGGCTGCAGGGTGTACGATGCGAAAACGGGCCTGGAGCTGGAATATAATAAGGTGGATTTGTTAAATCCCTGGTTTATTGTGGAACGCCCCGTATGCTTGAGCTAA
- a CDS encoding SLC13 family permease, with protein MLELSPSAQQILVLTVTFLVVLALFWERIKPSVIFFGAVICFLLAGVVPTEALLESFSNESILSIFLLIFITAAVNDHFNLLGGLDRLFGNARSPRAFTLRMTSGVALISSVMNNTPIVALMIPYVYRWAKKRGLHPSRFLIPLSYAAIVGGMITVIGTSTNLVLNGLIASKGDPILEWDDFLWLGLLVTVAGVLFLYFIGYRLLPDRADVLEELNEQTREYLVETRVPPGSSLVGQSIASASLRNLKGIYLFEIARKGQVINPVAPEEQLCENDSLFFAGDTENVIELIRDGNGLMLPTAASQREPLSNVVEMVVPANSLLIGHTLKELNFREDYDAAVIAIHRNGEKLHGKIGEIYIKAGDLMLLSAGRNFDKRVNQNRILYPVSVVQKVQESSPWQRRWFIFLFLLFMGLVLGGLLDLFTGLLLVTSALVLLGLLGIADLKRHLDVELLIILASSLTFSRALIDSGAAVMVAEGVTSFFGMWGILEC; from the coding sequence ATGCTTGAGCTAAGTCCTTCCGCGCAGCAAATTCTTGTATTGACGGTCACTTTCCTGGTAGTACTGGCGCTTTTCTGGGAAAGGATCAAGCCTTCGGTAATATTTTTCGGGGCTGTTATTTGTTTCCTGCTCGCGGGGGTGGTACCTACGGAGGCCTTGCTGGAAAGTTTCTCCAATGAATCCATCCTGTCAATTTTCCTCCTGATCTTTATCACGGCGGCAGTAAACGATCATTTTAATCTGCTTGGAGGGCTTGACCGGCTATTCGGGAATGCCCGCAGCCCGCGCGCCTTTACCCTCAGGATGACCAGCGGGGTAGCGCTGATTTCTTCGGTAATGAATAATACGCCGATTGTGGCGCTGATGATTCCTTACGTGTATCGCTGGGCGAAGAAAAGGGGATTGCATCCTTCGCGGTTCCTGATCCCGCTTTCTTACGCGGCCATTGTTGGGGGGATGATCACGGTGATCGGGACTTCCACCAACCTGGTGCTGAACGGGCTTATTGCTTCCAAAGGCGATCCTATTCTTGAATGGGATGATTTCCTGTGGCTGGGGCTCCTGGTGACCGTAGCGGGCGTGTTATTTTTGTATTTTATCGGGTATCGCCTCTTGCCTGACAGGGCGGATGTGCTGGAAGAGCTGAATGAACAGACAAGGGAATACCTGGTGGAAACGCGGGTGCCGCCCGGGTCCAGCCTGGTGGGGCAAAGCATTGCTTCGGCCAGCCTGCGGAACCTGAAAGGGATCTATTTGTTCGAGATAGCGCGGAAGGGCCAGGTGATTAACCCGGTAGCGCCGGAAGAGCAGCTATGCGAAAACGATAGCCTTTTTTTTGCGGGCGATACGGAAAATGTGATAGAGCTGATCCGTGACGGTAACGGGCTTATGCTTCCCACGGCCGCGTCGCAGCGGGAGCCGCTTTCAAATGTGGTGGAAATGGTGGTCCCGGCCAATTCCCTGCTGATCGGCCATACGCTCAAGGAATTGAATTTTCGCGAAGATTATGATGCGGCTGTGATCGCGATTCATCGGAACGGGGAAAAACTTCACGGGAAAATTGGGGAAATATATATTAAGGCAGGCGATCTTATGCTGCTTTCTGCAGGGCGTAACTTTGACAAGCGCGTGAACCAGAACCGGATCCTTTACCCGGTATCCGTAGTGCAGAAAGTGCAGGAATCCAGTCCCTGGCAGCGTCGCTGGTTCATTTTCCTGTTCCTGCTGTTCATGGGGCTGGTCCTTGGCGGCCTGCTGGATTTATTCACCGGATTATTACTGGTAACTTCGGCACTGGTATTGCTTGGATTGCTGGGAATTGCTGACCTGAAACGGCACCTGGACGTGGAATTGCTCATTATTCTGGCTTCTTCACTTACTTTTAGCAGGGCCCTGATCGATTCGGGGGCCGCTGTGATGGTTGCGGAAGGGGTTACGTCATTTTTCGGAATGTGGGGGATTTTGGAGTGCTGA
- a CDS encoding SLC13 family permease, whose amino-acid sequence MGDFGVLTGLFVLTLVLTSFVTHVAAVSVVFPIAYAMCHGMGVDPTPYYVGVAFAASASFHAPFSYQTNLMVYGPGGYKFKDFLKIGIPFTLIYSVICIVFIMWYYGF is encoded by the coding sequence GTGGGGGATTTTGGAGTGCTGACCGGTTTATTCGTGCTGACCCTGGTCCTGACTTCATTTGTGACGCACGTGGCGGCGGTATCGGTCGTATTTCCTATTGCTTACGCGATGTGCCACGGAATGGGAGTGGACCCTACACCGTACTACGTGGGAGTAGCGTTCGCGGCTTCGGCCTCGTTTCATGCGCCGTTCAGTTATCAGACGAACCTGATGGTGTACGGGCCCGGCGGGTATAAGTTTAAGGATTTCTTAAAGATAGGAATTCCTTTTACGTTAATTTATTCGGTAATTTGCATTGTTTTTATTATGTGGTATTATGGGTTCTAA
- the cysC gene encoding adenylyl-sulfate kinase, with the protein MGSKEHSAEGLYIIPHKHKVTGEDRMRRKGHRPLLIWFTGLSGSGKSTLSGLLEQELFERQVHTYLLDGDNVRKGLNKDLGFSKECRTENIRRIGETANLMLDAGLVVLAAFVSPFRKDRETVRELVGPENFLEVFVDCPLKVCEQRDVKGLYKKARDGKIQDFTGVSSPFEAPERPDVHIRTSEQTLEVSLNELIQAVLPKIKIK; encoded by the coding sequence ATGGGTTCTAAAGAACATTCTGCGGAAGGTTTGTACATTATTCCTCATAAGCACAAGGTTACGGGGGAAGACCGGATGCGCAGGAAGGGCCATCGTCCGCTGCTGATCTGGTTCACCGGCTTATCCGGCTCGGGGAAATCCACGCTTTCCGGCCTGCTTGAGCAGGAACTATTTGAGCGGCAGGTACATACTTACCTGCTGGACGGCGATAACGTGCGAAAGGGACTGAATAAGGACCTGGGCTTTTCCAAGGAGTGCCGCACGGAAAATATTCGCCGGATCGGGGAAACGGCAAACTTAATGCTGGATGCAGGGCTGGTAGTGCTGGCCGCGTTTGTTTCGCCCTTCAGGAAAGACCGGGAAACGGTAAGGGAACTCGTGGGGCCGGAAAACTTCCTGGAAGTCTTTGTGGACTGTCCGCTAAAGGTTTGTGAGCAAAGGGATGTGAAAGGCCTTTATAAAAAAGCCCGGGACGGTAAGATCCAGGATTTTACCGGGGTTTCCTCGCCTTTTGAAGCGCCGGAACGGCCGGACGTTCACATCCGTACCAGCGAACAGACATTGGAAGTATCATTAAATGAATTGATTCAGGCAGTATTGCCAAAAATTAAAATTAAATAG
- the cysD gene encoding sulfate adenylyltransferase subunit CysD yields MHKYYLDHLQELESEAIYVIREVAAQFERPAILFSGGKDSIVVTHLAERAFWPAKVPLPLIHIDTGHNFPETIKFRDDLVQELGVQLIVGSVQESIDKGRAREETGLNASRNALQIVTLLDAIESNKIDAAIGGARRDEEKARAKERFFSHRDEFGQWDPKNQRPELWNIFNGRKQMGEHFRVFPISNWTEMDIWNYIMKENIPIPSLYIAHERDVVYRDNTWLPVSEHLKLRDGEQVERKKIRFRTLGDITITGGIESEADTLEKIVVEVAASRQTERGNRSDDKRSETSMEDRKKQGYF; encoded by the coding sequence GTGCATAAGTATTATCTCGATCACCTGCAGGAACTGGAATCGGAAGCCATTTACGTTATTCGTGAAGTGGCTGCTCAGTTTGAGCGTCCTGCAATTCTTTTTTCAGGCGGAAAGGACTCCATCGTGGTAACCCACCTGGCGGAGCGGGCTTTCTGGCCGGCCAAGGTTCCCCTTCCCCTGATCCATATCGATACCGGGCATAATTTCCCGGAAACCATCAAGTTCAGGGACGACCTGGTACAAGAGCTGGGCGTGCAATTGATCGTGGGTTCCGTGCAGGAGTCCATTGACAAGGGAAGGGCGCGCGAAGAGACGGGTTTGAACGCCAGCCGGAATGCGCTGCAGATCGTGACCCTGCTCGATGCTATTGAAAGCAATAAAATTGATGCCGCCATCGGCGGCGCCCGCCGTGATGAAGAAAAAGCCCGGGCAAAGGAGCGGTTCTTTTCGCATCGCGATGAATTCGGCCAATGGGATCCAAAAAACCAGCGCCCTGAATTGTGGAATATCTTTAACGGCCGCAAGCAAATGGGAGAGCATTTCCGGGTGTTCCCCATCAGCAACTGGACGGAAATGGATATCTGGAACTATATTATGAAGGAAAATATTCCTATTCCTTCGCTTTATATCGCTCATGAGCGGGATGTTGTGTACCGCGACAATACCTGGCTGCCGGTTTCGGAACACCTGAAGCTTCGTGACGGGGAACAGGTGGAACGCAAAAAGATCCGCTTCCGTACCCTGGGCGATATCACCATTACCGGCGGCATTGAGTCAGAGGCTGACACGCTGGAAAAGATCGTGGTTGAAGTGGCTGCTAGCCGCCAGACCGAACGGGGGAACCGCAGCGACGATAAACGCTCGGAAACTTCTATGGAAGACCGCAAGAAACAGGGCTACTTTTAG